The sequence AAGGAGAGCGCGAGATACCCCATCGTGCGCACGGCGAGCGCATCGTTCCCCGCCGCGTCCTCGACGACGACCGGCCGCTTCTCGATCGCCCCCACTCCCAGGATCGCGACCTGGGGCTGCACGATGATCGGAGTGCCGAACAGCGAGCCGTACACTCCCGGGTTCGTCACCGTGAACGTTCCTCCGGAGACTTCCTCGGGCTTGAGCTTCTTCGAGCGGGCGCGGTCGGCCAGGTCGTTGGCGGCGCGAGCGAGGCCGAGGATCGATTTCTCGTCCGCGTTCTTGATGACCGGAACGATCAGCCCCCAGTCGAGCGCGACCGCCATCCCGAGATGGATGTCGCGGTGATAGACGATCTCCTCCCCGTCGATCGAGGCGTTGAGCTCGGGGAATTTCTTGAGAGCCGAGGTGAGCGCCTGGAAGATGAACGGCATGTAGGTGAGCTTCACGCCGTTGGCCTCGAGGAACGCGGCCTTGTTCTCGCGGCGGAGCTTCTCGACGGCGGTGTAGTCGATCGAGAAGACGGTCGCCACGTGGGCGGACGTCCGGCGCGATTCGACCATCCGCTCGGCGATCTTCCGGCGCATGACCGACATCGGGACGATCTCGTCGCGGTCGCCGCGCGGCACGGCCGCGCCGGCGCCGCCCGGGGCGGGAACCGCCGCGGGGCGCGAGGGCGCCGTCTCCGGTTTCGGCGCGCTCTTCCGGTTGTCGATGAACGAGAGGATGTCGTTCTTCGTGACCCTGCCGGCGATCCCGGTCCCCTCGACTTCGGCGATCGAGACGGCGTTGT is a genomic window of Thermoanaerobaculia bacterium containing:
- a CDS encoding dihydrolipoamide acetyltransferase family protein, with the protein product RPETPREKESAAPAPARPAAAPAAPAPSAAATFEERVRTRSSPLVRKIAQDNAVSIAEVEGTGIAGRVTKNDILSFIDNRKSAPKPETAPSRPAAVPAPGGAGAAVPRGDRDEIVPMSVMRRKIAERMVESRRTSAHVATVFSIDYTAVEKLRRENKAAFLEANGVKLTYMPFIFQALTSALKKFPELNASIDGEEIVYHRDIHLGMAVALDWGLIVPVIKNADEKSILGLARAANDLADRARSKKLKPEEVSGGTFTVTNPGVYGSLFGTPIIVQPQVAILGVGAIEKRPVVVEDAAGNDALAVRTMGYLALSFDHRLIDGAVADQFMAEIKTTLEAGSFSLA